One window from the genome of Lepus europaeus isolate LE1 unplaced genomic scaffold, mLepTim1.pri SCAFFOLD_83, whole genome shotgun sequence encodes:
- the LOC133755711 gene encoding endogenous retrovirus group K member 25 Env polyprotein-like, with the protein MLTSRSGSRIALSGQLLGQRRGKRRWKKNKKQTVNKLKKLKITSAEKEITWTKIKNLIRAAKALLHEQGRPLSAPYYFLAFLALVSAPMGEVEGISYWAYVPNPPIIQPVGWLDREPIKVLTNDSVRMGGAQGSDERYSTSSLITFEGRADSLPICLSLKGEPPSGCLPTSYRTFLADGPDKTSSIESGISGGKKREQKRWMWERQLQVVGQALYNDNCTVIPAVSMPTTPCELKFPTSKSDELWDSSLTKNPTWLSCGFHNSATFYDPDNLGLRIWDFSNNICKRSWNLEHYINAVDRFHGYRYERHGEPLRRWFSPGYVEPILYARKGNKIRKHLDLFRLSAAANMILEKRPNQTKSEPISVKACVAYPNALLLVPPTGSLNISAERQSYRLLCYQCVLTNCIGSTVQKKYYAMLIVR; encoded by the coding sequence ATGCTGACGTCCCGATCTGGATCCCGGATCGCCTTATCCGGCCAGCTCTTGGGACAGCGCCGCGGGAAGCGACgctggaagaagaacaagaagCAGACAGTCAACAAGCTGAAGAAGCTGAAGATAACATCAGCCGAGAAGGAAATCACGTGGACAAAGATCAAGAACCTCATTCGCGCAGCGAAGGCGTTGCTACATGAACAAGGGAGACCCCTTTCTGCCCCCTATTATTTTTTGGCCTTTTTAGCCTTAGTCTCGGCACCGATGGGGGAAGTGGAGGGGATTTCCTATTGGGCCTATGTACCAAATCCTCCAATTATTCAGCCAGTGGGATGGTTAGACAGAGAGCCTATTAAAGTGCTAACTAATGATTCTGTAAGAATGGGAGGAGCTCAAGGTTCTGATGAAAGATATTCCACCTCTTCATTAATAACCTTTGAGGGAAGAGCAGATTCTCTGCCCATTTGCTTGTCACTTAAGGGGGAACCACCATCGGGCTGTCTTCCCACCTCATACAGAACTTTTCTAGCAGATGGACCAGATAAGACGAGCTCAATAGAAAGTGGAATATCTGGTGGTAAGAAACGGGAACAGAAGCGATGGATGTGGGAAAGGCAACTGCAGGTAGTAGGGCAAGCACTTTATAATGATAATTGTACAGTCATTCCTGCTGTGTCTATGCCCACAACACCATGTGAGCTTAAATTTCCTACTTCCAAATCAGATGAATTGTGGGATTCTTCTTTGACAAAAAATCCAACATGGCTGTCATGTGGTTTTCATAATTCGGCTACATTTTATGATCCTGATAATTTAGGACTAAGAATTTGGGATTTTTCTAATAATATATGTAAACGCAGCTGGAATCTGGAACATTACATTAATGCTGTGGATAGATTTCATGGATATCGATATGAAAGACATGGGGAACCTTTAAGGCGATGGTTTTCTCCAGGATATGTGGAACCTATTTTATATGCCAGAAAAGGGAATAAAATTAGGAAGCATTTAGATTTGTTTAGACTGTCTGCGGCTGCTAATATGATTCTTGAGAAGCGTCCAAATCAGACAAAATCAGAACCTATCAGTGTCAAAGCTTGTGTTGCTTATCCAAATGCTCTTTTGTTGGTTCCTCCTACTGGTTCTTTAAATATTAGTGCAGAACGGCAATCATATAGATTATTATGTTATCAATGCGTGTTGACAAATTGTATAGGGTCCACAGTGCAGAAAAAGTATTATGCTATGCTAATAGTGCGCTGA